A window of Puntigrus tetrazona isolate hp1 chromosome 11, ASM1883169v1, whole genome shotgun sequence contains these coding sequences:
- the LOC122354543 gene encoding type-1 angiotensin II receptor-associated protein, whose amino-acid sequence MEIPAINLKAIVLVHWLLTVWACFISWLPTSYVLGNMSVLAVGVWAIAQRDSIDAVLMFLIGLAVTILTDIVHFGLYYAVGEIQYKNLPLFHFSGGMAIMSLLLKPVSCFFVYQMYRERGGEYNVNFGFPRITRNRDAYQSIDHQEQSGISASTYNQAEAGKPGPPSY is encoded by the exons ATGGAAATACCAGCCATAAATCTCAAG gcCATCGTGTTGGTTCACTGGTTACTGACAGTCTG GGCATGTTTTATCAGCTGGCTTCCTACTTCCTATGTGTTGGGTAACATGAGTGTACTTGCAGTGGGAGTGTGGGCCATTGCACAAAGAGACTCCATAGACGCTGTATTAATG TTCTTGATTGGGTTGGCAGTTACCATCCTGACTGACATTGTACACTTTGGGCTGTACTATGCAGTGGGTGAAATCCAATATAAAAACCTGCCACTATTCCACTTTAGTGGGGGAATGGCCATTATGAGCCTGTTGCTCAAACCTGTTTCCTGCTTCTTTGTCTACCAGATGTACCGTGAGCGGGGTGGTGAATACAACGTCAACTTTG GTTTTCCAAGGATAACTCGAAACAGAGATGCCTACCAGTCCATTGACCACCAGGAACAGTCTGGCATCTCTGCCAGCACCTACAACCAAGCTGAGGCTGGCAAACCTGGGCCACCTTCCTACTGA